A window from Telopea speciosissima isolate NSW1024214 ecotype Mountain lineage chromosome 8, Tspe_v1, whole genome shotgun sequence encodes these proteins:
- the LOC122671769 gene encoding thymidine kinase a-like, whose product MKSFLFLSPSLSSIPCHLTKTSLSSLSFQILQTLSSKPPSLRNPNFFRLKPFSSFNSSISASVEDTGSRTEKPRISYGEIHVIVSPMFAGKTTALLRRIKTESNNGRSVAIIKSNKDTRYGLEYNVTHDGAKFPCWALSELSSFRQKFGVDAYDKLDVIGIDEAQFFGDRYDFCCKAADHDGKTVIVAGLDGDYLRRRFGSLLDIIPLADSVTKLAARCELCGKCAFFTLRKTNDTQTELIGGADVYMPVCRQHYVNGQVVIEATRIVLESQEIQCDSYLKEASPLPS is encoded by the coding sequence ATGAaatccttcctcttcctctcccccAGCCTTTCAAGTATCCCTTGTCATCTCACTAAAACAAGTCTATCATCACTCTCTTTTCAAATCCTTCAAACCCTTTCTTCCAAACCCCCATCTCTCCGAAACCCTAACTTTTTCCGCCTgaaacccttctcttctttcaatTCCTCGATTTCAGCCTCTGTTGAGGACACAGGCTCGCGAACTGAGAAACCTCGAATTTCATATGGCGAGATACATGTCATCGTCAGCCCAATGTTTGCTGGTAAAACCACCGCGCTCCTTCGCCGGATCAAGACTGAAAGTAATAATGGCAGGAGTGTAGCAATAATAAAATCGAACAAGGATACAAGATATGGATTAGAGTATAATGTAACACATGATGGAGCTAAATTTCCATGTTGGGCTCTGTCTGAATTATCATCTTTCAGGCAAAAGTTTGGAGTCGATGCTTATGACAAGCTAGATGTGATAGGGATTGATGAAGCtcaattttttggagatcgatATGATTTCTGTTGTAAGGCAGCTGATCACGATGGGAAGACTGTAATTGTTGCAGGCCTTGATGGAGACTACTtgagaaggagatttggttcaCTGCTTGACATTATACCATTAGCTGATTCTGTAACCAAGTTGGCTGCTCGATGTGAGCTATGTGGCAAGTGTGCTTTCTTCACCTTGAGGAAGACAAATGACACACAGACAGAACTGATTGGCGGGGCTGATGTTTACATGCCAGTTTGCCGGCAACACTATGTCAATGGACAAGTAGTTATTGAAGCTACCAGGATTGTTCTGGAATCTCAAGAGATTCAATGTGATTCATACCTTAAGGAAGCATCTCCCCTCCCAAGTTGA